Proteins from a genomic interval of Candidatus Fokinia cryptica:
- the ileS gene encoding isoleucine--tRNA ligase, with the protein MRSSTSDSNFNTIHSDNTIKFSNLSLCNDFSEIERQIQKYWQENKINSLVLNKGKHDISFHDGPPFANGMPHWGHILTSYIKDCFVRYHTMLGKRVMFKLGWDCHGLPAELEAEKELNIVGKAQIEDLGIQEFNSHCSKSVLKYTDEWLKYFHKSARWLKENEEYKTMDISYMQSVIWCFKKLYTDGLIYKASRIMPYSWKCETPISDFETRLDNSYREKESKAVTVLFEVKQSDYLFSLIGKNKKITLLAWTTTPWTLTSNLLLAINQNIPYSIVEYKNSIFIISESLLPKYVEEIGDNIIHTVLGKNLIGTQYQPIFQYFSDEPNAFRVVHGDFVTIENGTGIVHIAPGFGEDDHNLAKSHNVESICPVDDSCRFTFPVTDYIGRQVFDTENDIINALKIKNAWLKTEQYFHSYPHCWRTDTPLIYRAVPSWYLAVTQIKDKMLKLNQLIKWNPSHIQNGLFGKWLENARDWSISRTRYWGCPIPVWESDDPKYPHIEVYGSIEEIENSFGVKVTDLHRPFIDNLTKINPSDPTQKSRLVRVKEVFDCWFESGAMPFAQYGYPFGESSVISNFTAEFVVEYAAQTRGWFYTMLVLATALFNKIPFKNCIAHGVVLGTDGKKLSKRLQNFPDPLKTLEKLGSDAVRLFMLSSQATKGEDIIIDSDVTGAINIVKSITKPLWSAYNFLILYLKIDKLVPHDIYTAHSLLNHYILQKLLKTWTTIKNAMENYDTATCIQEIVSFLEILNNWYIRRSRHIFWQNERNKQKEEAFDTLYTVLLTLSKILAPLMPTLSEAIYLGLAEVSKSCKKSIHLEEYPELSQFEISTSFIDNMERVRLACNNALAIRNDQKIRIRQPLKCVTFIGVSDFNFSDEMREIILDEINVKEWINTDKTKIEEYANWTFKLNLPILGRTKPQYVKQILSDFRNKKFYYDGGNLIIGDIILNKDEFQKILEIKEEYRNVAKVLSDGVVILDTSLSQELIDEGIARDLIRFIQQSRKEQNLEITQKVIIDILVPEGSQKTKISSIITRFNEYILTTTLATKIEISSITSSITNSKFEIDILSLNGDINTANIQIVIHKIQ; encoded by the coding sequence ATGAGAAGTTCCACTTCAGATAGTAACTTCAATACTATTCATTCAGATAATACTATCAAATTTTCAAACTTATCGTTATGTAATGATTTTTCTGAAATCGAGAGACAAATTCAAAAATATTGGCAAGAGAACAAAATAAACTCTCTTGTACTGAACAAAGGCAAACACGATATATCTTTTCATGATGGTCCTCCATTCGCAAATGGAATGCCACACTGGGGACATATATTAACCTCATATATCAAAGATTGTTTCGTAAGATATCATACGATGCTCGGTAAAAGAGTGATGTTCAAACTAGGTTGGGATTGTCACGGCTTACCAGCAGAGCTTGAAGCTGAAAAAGAATTAAATATTGTAGGAAAGGCTCAGATAGAGGATTTAGGTATACAAGAATTTAATTCTCATTGTAGCAAAAGCGTTTTAAAATACACTGATGAATGGCTCAAGTACTTTCATAAATCTGCACGATGGTTGAAAGAGAATGAAGAGTATAAAACTATGGATATCAGCTATATGCAAAGCGTAATATGGTGTTTTAAAAAGCTTTACACAGATGGTCTAATATACAAAGCTTCGAGGATAATGCCATATTCTTGGAAATGCGAAACTCCTATTTCTGATTTCGAAACACGTTTAGATAACTCATATAGAGAGAAAGAGAGTAAAGCAGTTACAGTACTTTTCGAAGTAAAACAATCTGACTATCTTTTTTCCTTGATAGGAAAAAATAAAAAAATAACACTACTAGCTTGGACAACTACTCCATGGACTCTCACATCTAATCTTTTATTAGCCATCAATCAAAATATTCCATACTCAATAGTTGAGTATAAAAATTCTATATTCATAATATCAGAATCATTATTGCCAAAGTATGTAGAAGAAATAGGAGATAATATAATACATACAGTATTAGGAAAAAATTTAATCGGCACTCAATATCAACCAATATTTCAATATTTTTCCGATGAACCAAATGCTTTTAGAGTTGTGCATGGTGATTTTGTAACAATTGAAAATGGTACAGGAATAGTACATATAGCACCAGGATTTGGTGAAGACGATCATAACTTAGCAAAATCTCATAATGTAGAGTCGATATGCCCAGTAGACGATAGTTGTAGGTTTACGTTTCCAGTAACAGATTATATAGGACGACAGGTATTCGATACTGAAAATGATATTATAAACGCATTAAAAATAAAAAATGCTTGGCTAAAAACGGAACAATACTTCCATAGCTATCCTCATTGCTGGCGTACTGATACTCCATTAATATATCGAGCCGTACCGTCATGGTACCTTGCCGTCACGCAAATTAAGGATAAAATGCTAAAATTGAATCAACTTATTAAGTGGAATCCTTCTCATATACAAAATGGTCTTTTTGGTAAATGGCTTGAAAATGCTCGAGATTGGTCAATTTCAAGAACTCGCTATTGGGGCTGCCCTATACCAGTGTGGGAAAGTGATGATCCTAAATACCCTCATATTGAAGTTTATGGCTCAATTGAGGAAATTGAAAATAGTTTTGGGGTGAAAGTAACAGACTTACATAGACCATTTATTGATAATTTAACGAAGATTAATCCATCAGATCCCACTCAAAAATCACGATTAGTACGTGTAAAAGAAGTTTTTGATTGCTGGTTTGAAAGTGGTGCAATGCCATTCGCTCAATACGGATATCCTTTCGGAGAAAGTAGTGTAATTTCTAATTTTACAGCAGAATTTGTAGTAGAATACGCCGCTCAAACTAGAGGATGGTTTTATACAATGCTTGTTTTAGCAACAGCATTATTTAATAAAATTCCTTTTAAAAATTGCATAGCTCACGGCGTAGTACTCGGCACAGATGGTAAGAAACTATCTAAAAGACTGCAGAATTTTCCAGATCCACTTAAAACATTGGAAAAGCTAGGTTCTGACGCAGTAAGATTATTCATGCTATCCTCACAAGCAACAAAAGGCGAAGATATCATCATAGATTCTGATGTTACTGGTGCAATAAATATAGTTAAAAGTATTACTAAACCGTTGTGGAGTGCGTACAACTTTTTAATACTTTATCTCAAGATTGACAAGTTGGTACCTCATGATATCTATACAGCTCACTCTTTATTAAATCATTACATATTACAGAAATTGCTCAAAACATGGACAACTATAAAAAATGCAATGGAAAATTATGACACAGCTACATGCATACAAGAAATAGTATCTTTCTTAGAAATATTAAATAATTGGTATATTAGAAGATCCAGACATATATTTTGGCAAAATGAACGTAATAAACAAAAAGAAGAAGCATTTGATACATTGTACACTGTTTTACTCACTCTTAGCAAAATACTGGCTCCTCTCATGCCAACCTTGTCCGAAGCAATTTATCTAGGATTAGCAGAAGTTAGCAAAAGCTGTAAAAAAAGCATACACTTAGAAGAATATCCTGAGCTATCTCAATTTGAGATATCTACTTCATTTATAGATAATATGGAAAGGGTAAGATTAGCATGTAACAATGCACTTGCTATAAGAAATGATCAAAAAATTAGAATTAGGCAACCTTTGAAGTGCGTGACTTTTATTGGAGTATCAGATTTTAACTTTAGCGATGAAATGAGAGAGATCATATTAGATGAAATTAATGTGAAAGAATGGATTAATACAGATAAAACGAAAATTGAAGAATATGCTAATTGGACTTTTAAACTTAATTTACCGATCCTTGGAAGGACAAAACCTCAATATGTAAAGCAGATATTATCTGATTTCAGAAATAAAAAATTTTATTATGATGGGGGTAACTTAATTATAGGTGATATCATACTTAATAAAGATGAATTTCAGAAAATTTTAGAAATTAAAGAAGAGTATAGAAATGTTGCAAAAGTACTATCTGATGGAGTAGTGATATTAGACACATCATTATCTCAAGAACTAATTGATGAGGGTATCGCAAGAGATTTGATACGTTTTATACAACAATCTAGAAAAGAGCAAAATCTTGAAATTACACAAAAAGTAATAATTGATATACTTGTACCAGAAGGTAGTCAAAAAACTAAAATAAGTAGTATTATTACACGCTTTAACGAGTATATACTCACAACTACTCTTGCAACTAA